In Zalophus californianus isolate mZalCal1 chromosome 4, mZalCal1.pri.v2, whole genome shotgun sequence, the following proteins share a genomic window:
- the LOC113939871 gene encoding cytochrome P450 7B1 isoform X2 has product MGLFSLEPLLPQLLSFPGLALAAALLLLVLCLRAGRTRRPGEPPLIKGWLPYLGEALKLQKDPLGFMKTLQKQHGDTFTVLLGGKYITFILDPSQYQLVMKSPKLSFRIFTNKLLRKVFSIEKLATNDDLNNDLHGCYHLLQGTSLDILTENMMQNLKQVFELQLLKTTNWDTAYLLTFCSSVIFEVTFTTIYGQSLPGNRKKFITELRDDFLKFDDKFPYLISDIPIELLGNVKSIRKKLIKRLTSEHLARTQGWSEVVQMRQDILEKYYTLEDFEIGAHHLGFLWASVTNTIPTTFWAMYYLLQHPEAMAVLRDEIDHFLQSTGQKKGSGFPIQLTREQLDSLVYLESTVLEVLRLCSFSSIMRFVQEDLTLQSETQDYCLRKGDLVAIFPPAIHYDPEIFEAPELELMNIKDWKLIHPGSSLNTTSEVHHLHAN; this is encoded by the exons gaGACCTGGTGAGCCTCCACTGATAAAAGGCTGGCTTCCTTACCTTGGAGAGGCCCTGAAATTACAAAAGGATCCTTTAGGTTTCATGAAAACTCTTCAAAAGCAACATGGTGACACTTTCACTGTTCTCCTTGGAG gcaAGTATATAACATTTATCCTGGACCCTTCTCAGTACCAGTTAGTAATGAAAAGTCCCAAATTAAGCTTTCGAATATTCACTAATAAACTATTAAGGAAAGTATTTTCCATCGAAAAGTTGGCAACCAATGATGACCTGAACAATGACCTTCATGGCTGCTATCATCTTTTACAAGGGACGTCTTTGGACATACTCACAGAAAACATGatgcagaatttaaaacaagtatttgaACTCCAGCTATTAAAAACCACAAATTGGGACACGGCATACCTGTTGACATTCTGCAGCTCAGTAATATTTGAGGTCACGTTCACAACCATATATGGACAATCTCTTCCTGGCAATAGGAAAAAATTTATTACTGAGCTAAGAgatgatttcttaaaatttgatGACAAATTCCCATATTTAATATCAGACATACCCATAGAGCTTCTAGGAAATGTCAAATCTATTAGAAAGAAACTTATAAAACGCTTGACATCAGAACACTTAGCTAGGACACAGGGATGGTCAGAAGTTGTTCAAATGAGGCAAGATATCCTGGAGAAATACTATACGCTTGAGGACTTTGAAATAGGAG CACATCATTTAGGCTTTCTCTGGGCTTCTGTGACAAACACTATTCCAACTACGTTCTGGGCGATGTATTACCTCCTACAGCACCCAGAAGCTATGGCCGTGCTGCGTGACGAAATTGACCATTTCCTGCAGTCAACAGGTCAAAAGAAAGGGTCTGGATTTCCCATCCAGCTCACCAGAGAACAATTGGACAGCCTGGTCTACctag AAAGCACCGTTCTCGAGGTTTTACGACTATGCTCATTTTCAAGCATCATGCGTTTTGTTCAAGAGGATTTGACTCTACAGTCAGAGACACAGGACTACTGTTTGCGAAAGGGGGACTTGGTAGCCATCTTTCCTCCAGCCATACATTATGACCCGGAAATCTTTGAAGCTCCAGAG ctgGAGTTAATGAATATCAAAGACTGGAAATTAATCCACCCTGGCTCATCCCTTAATACCACTTCAGAGGTTCACCACCTGCATGCAAATTGA